A part of Candida albicans SC5314 chromosome 2, complete sequence genomic DNA contains:
- a CDS encoding uncharacterized protein (Ortholog of C. parapsilosis CDC317 : CPAR2_103590, Debaryomyces hansenii CBS767 : DEHA2C08118g, Pichia stipitis Pignal : psti_CGOB_00124 and Spathaspora passalidarum NRRL Y-27907 : SPAPADRAFT_49916), with product MGENTVSTNTIINNSSSSNNKSNLKWINQLRVLPSDPKSNDFLKLDYIEVNLNNSRKLITNVNQLTNNFDKYVKDVDLQMNGNLVQLKQIKQELDWLE from the coding sequence ATGGGTGAAAATACAGTCTCTACCAATACAATCATTAACAACAGCAGCTCCagcaataataaatcaaatttaaaatgGATAAATCAACTTCGAGTTTTACCTTCAGACCCCAAATCGAACGATTTTTTAAAACTAGATTATATTGAAGTAAATCTCAATAACTCAAGAAAGCTTATCACCAATGTAAACCAATTGACTAACAACTTTGACAAATACGTGAAAGACGTTGATTTACAAATGAACGGTAACCTAgttcaattaaaacaaatcaaacaagaattggatTGGTTAGAATGA
- a CDS encoding uncharacterized protein (Ortholog(s) have role in response to salt stress and cytoplasm localization), which translates to MSDIMDRVDNSTRKFKLGDNIHFEISSSANTQGNSHQIPRKQSQSTNSNHQEQSQQARNQSSQSNTNTTSRKKRKKHKKKSKISTVQAHLNNPEDDYPTSRVIKQAPNGDVIVESLEDEDENHHHHEYEEHEDSCEYHPSSKSNTRKNSSVNESTHNKIWDSASIEEQQRLKEFWESLDESKKLDLVKIDKDSIMRMFKNETRHHLQQQLSSSVSSQPQQQQSQQNVSTSSNNGSSSGINNNSNNNNGNNTNSCACKYCGRRNSIIEEELESIYDNHFDDIIDFIHEVRDINDLNALPGLLFGGFHMLEEERRLQKRQQKYKEKWNHSHHSTSVSPQPESQDNKQLKKSQDQNEMKAISIEDEMDKFKSHLAKMSISNSQSNPNQLSEIHLQLKSEDGNLTGTTESQLFNKLLDPKLFEALENMDLDKMKEMSKMDPKNLNNVNILEKATSLREIVRDLNNADRSSLQKGISHVSNMGKFFSNLATLNNAQNLPEIVASGGLDDQLSKGLSSFAEDLLKNDGNSFIGMMEALSESRTAREELLKETVISQNPQEQKSVSIGQSDQSGDVWVDDDDENNRVDVEIHACDNPHHHHHHHQHSNKQHDHHHCHNHRHRHRRRFEELDDEHDQENEDEELEDDEEDYYDEYDDDEEEDEEEDEDDDDIEEEGASDTESEISEEEKMQEIRRLFLIQVIKLFQERLKNAYKEKLSQDRTQKLIEELEAEENAKKERELKKLKQKEKAKEKKRLQQLAKEEERKRKEEELKAKEEEQRLQKEKLKAEQKKRKEEARLKKEEEKKKKIEEQKRKEEEHRKKVEAQQKREAEAKKLKEERRRKAEEERKQKEEEKKQKELLKKQKEEEKRQKELLRKQREEEKEKEAARLEEERTKLMVNDDDELARQIEVEKSKLSAAVANNPLLNHLYQPSPGSAPTTPSTANLPALSPLQSASAKLMSQQFEQQHLQQVSQEKLPQTSNIQSPNQQPHPSISSFQFSSEYNSNASVFHNNSSLLSNPSIMNSPRTTSTNLLNGNSPIVPNVTTNISLGATNTSNLSPWSSKSRLNSLSNSTQPFIGGNQFTQTNTASFNGVGNAVQQSGNFSPFNAFSDPLVSDAFKAAGPAGMNSNIWLNSSNVGNNSGNQSGISAPTTTSTNTSSRNNSIWGNTNPNKVTEPSLLNNNNNNNNGLISVESSGLWNSNGGNNQPARSSSVTGISSNLSTINPISSMDIELIQSTTFNCFQILQNSGQLEFGVAPLMKLFQNVKTILNKPSLTINQFLNCCTINSNVYIFSLKYDDFGNVTHVEVAYKNVPRTSPPPPPGNIVQNQHQVSSPSFAAATASSSSLATSNVPLGFINSGGSPTGLFNDININHGGTSFLPPIGESSTNDAGSSNVGNSGFGRRLWN; encoded by the coding sequence ATGTCAGACATAATGGATAGAGTAGATAATTCGACAAGAAAGTTTAAATTGGGTGATAATATTCACTTTGAGATATCGTCATCGGCAAATACACAGGGCAATAGTCATCAAATACCCCGAAAACAACTGCAGCTGACAAATTCCAACCACCAAGAACAATCTCAACAAGCTCGAAATCAACTGAGCCAGTCCAATACTAATACCACTTCgaggaaaaaaagaaagaagcATAAGAAAAAAAGCAAGATTTCTACAGTGCAAGCCCATTTGAATAATCCTGAAGACGACTACCCCACATCAAGGGTTATTAAACAAGCGCCAAATGGAGACGTGATAGTTGAAAGTTTGGAAGATGAAGACGAAaatcaccaccatcatGAATACGAAGAACATGAAGATAGTTGTGAATATCATCCTAGCAGTAAATCCAATACCCGAAAAAATTCCTCTGTAAATGAAAGCACtcataataaaatttgggATAGTGCGTCCAttgaagaacaacaacgatTAAAGGAATTTTGGGAATCGTTAGATGAAAGCAAGAAATTAGACTTGGTTAAAATTGACAAGGATTCCATAATGAGAATGTTCAAGAACGAAACTAGGCATCATTTGCAGCAACAACTACTGCTGCTGGTGCTGCtgcaaccacaacaacagcaatcACAACAAAATGTATCCACTTCGAGTAACAATGGCAGTAGCAGTggtattaataataattctaataacaacaatggCAACAACACTAATTCGTGTGCTTGCAAGTATTGTGGACGAAGAAATAGTattattgaagaagaattggaaagtATTTACGACAACCATTTTGATGATATAATCGATTTCATTCATGAAGTGCGAGATataaatgatttgaatGCTTTGCCAGGATTATTGTTTGGTGGATTTCATATGTTAGAAGAAGAGCGAAGACTACAAAAAcgacaacaaaaatataaagaaaaatggaaTCATTCACATCATTCTACTAGTGTACTGCCCCAACCTGAATCACaagataataaacaattgaaaaaatctcaggatcaaaatgaaatgaaagCAATCTCcattgaagatgaaatggataaatttaaatctCATCTTGCAAAGATGTCGATTCTGAATAGCCAGCTGAATCCTAATCAGCTATCAGAAATTCatttacaattgaaaagCGAAGATGGAAATTTGACAGGTACTACTGAATCccaattatttaataaattactAGATccaaaattgtttgaagCTTTGGAGAATATGGATTTAGataaaatgaaagaaatgTCGAAAATGGATCCCAAAAACTTGAATAATGTCAACATTTTGGAAAAAGCGACCTCATTAAGAGAAATTGTTCGTGATTTGAATAATGCAGATCGCTCAAGCCTACAAAAAGGAATTTCCCATGTTTCGAATATgggtaaatttttttcaaatcttgcCACATTAAATAATGCACAAAACTTGCCGGAAATTGTTGCCTCTGGTGGATTGGATGACCAGTTATCTAAAGGGTTATCTTCATTTGCTGAAGATCTATTGAAGAATGATGGCAACTCATTCATTGGAATGATGGAAGCACTTTCTGAGTCTAGAACTGCCCGAGAAGAACTATTAAAGGAAACGGTGATATCACAAAATCCACAAGAACAAAAGCTGGTTTCCATTGGTCAAAGTGATCAACTGGGCGACGTATGggttgatgatgatgatgaaaataacaGAGTGGATGTAGAAATTCATGCATGTGATAACccacatcatcatcaccatcaccaccaacacTCCAACAAGCAGCACGACCATCATCATTGTCACAATCACAGACATAGACATAGACGTCgttttgaagaattagatGATGAGCATGATCAAGAAAAcgaagatgaagaattggaggatgatgaagaagattatTATGATGAATATGACGACGACGAAGaggaagatgaagaagaagatgaagacgaTGATGACATTGAGGAAGAAGGTGCAAGTGATACTGAATCTGAAATTtcagaagaagagaaaatgCAAGAAATCCGTCGTTTGTTCTTGATACAAGTAATCAAGCTATTCCAAgaaagattgaaaaatgcATATAAAGAAAAGTTGTCACAGGATCGAACCCAAAAGTTGATTGAAGAACTAGAGGCTGAGGAAAATGCTAAAAAGGAGcgtgaattgaaaaagttgaaacaaaaggaaaaggcaaaagagaagaaacgattacaacaattggccaaagaagaagagcGAAAGAGAAAGGAGGAAGAATTGAAGgctaaagaagaagaacaaagattgcagaaagaaaaattgaaggCTGAACAGAAAAAACGGAAAGAAGAGGCgagattgaaaaaagaagaggaaaagaaaaagaaaatcgAAGAACAGAAGCGTAAAGAGGAGGAGCATCGGAAGAAAGTTGAGGCGCAACAGAAGCGTGAAGCTGAAgccaaaaaattaaaagaagaacGTAGACGAAAAGCCGAGGAAGagagaaaacaaaaagaagaagaaaagaaacagaaagaattattgaaaaagcaaaaggaagaagaaaaaagacAGAAAGAGCTATTGAGGAAACAAagggaagaagaaaaggagAAGGAGGCAGCTAGATTAGAGGAGGAAAGGACCAAATTAATGgtaaatgatgatgatgaactTGCAAGGCAAATTGAGGTCGAGAAATCCAAGTTATCTGCAGCTGTTGCTAATAATCCATTATTGAACCATTTATATCAACCTAGTCCAGGATCTGCTCCTACCACACCTTCTACAGCTAATTTGCCAGCCTTGTCGCCATTGCAGTCAGCATCTGCAAAACTCATGTCACAGCAGTTTGAGCAACAACACCTACAACAGGTGCTGCAAGAAAAGTTACCTCAAACCAGCAACATTCAACTGCCAAACCAACAGCCACACCCATCTATATCATCCTTTCAATTTTCGTCAGAATATAATCTGAACGCTAGTGTATTTCACAACAATTCTTCGTTATTATCTAATCCTTCCATTATGAATTCTCCTCGAACTACTTCCACTAACTTATTGAACGGGAACTCCCCAATTGTGCCAAACGTGACAACTAATATTTCTTTGGGTGCAACCAATACCAGTAACTTATCACCTTGGTCAAGTAAGTCGAGATTGAATTCATTATCCAATTCTACACAACCTTTTATTGGTGGCAATCAATTTACTCAAACTAATACTGCTAGTTTCAATGGTGTAGGAAATGCTGTACAGCAGAGTGGTAATTTCAGCCCATTTAATGCATTCAGTGATCCTTTAGTCTCCGATGCTTTCAAAGCAGCGGGTCCAGCAGGCATGAATTCTAATATCTGGTTGAACTCAAGTAATGTGGGTAATAATAGTGGTAACCAACTGGGAATCAGTGCACCAACTACAACTTCAACTAACACTAGTTCTCgcaataattcaatttgggGGAATACCAATCCTAATAAGGTTACCGAACCATCATtattgaacaacaacaataacaataacaatggATTGATATCAGTTGAGAGTAGTGGCCTTTGGAACAGTAATGGTGGCAACAACCAACCTGCTCGTTCTTCTAGTGTCACTGGTATAAGCAGTAACTTGTCTACAATCAATCCTATCAGTTCTATGGACATTGAGTTGATTCAATCTACAACGTTTAACTGCTTTCAAATACTACAGAATAGTGGTCAGTTAGAATTTGGTGTTGCAccattaatgaaattatttcaaaatgtgaaaacaattttgaataaGCCAAGTTTAACGATCAATCAgtttttaaattgttgtACTATCAACTCAAATGTTTACATTTTTTCGCTCAAATATGACGATTTTGGTAATGTTACTCATGTTGAAGTGGCATACAAGAATGTTCCTAGAACTTCTCCTCCCCCTCCTCCAGGAAACATTGTCCAGAACCAACACCAAGTTTCCCTGCCATCATTTGCTGCTGCAACCGCGTCTTCGTCGTCATTAGCAACCAGTAATGTTCCTTTGGGATTCATTAATAGTGGTGGGTCGCCTACCGgattatttaatgatatcaatatcaatcatGGTGGAACTTCATTTTTACCTCCAATTGGTGAGCTGTCTACTAATGATGCTGGTAGTTCCAACGTGGGTAACAGTGGATTTGGTCGTAGATTATGGAATTGA
- the RHO2 gene encoding Rho family GTPase (Ortholog(s) have GTPase activity) encodes MSESVRRKLVIVGDGACGKTSLLYVFTLGEFPTEYHPTVFENYVTDCRIDGKPVQLALWDTAGQEEYERLRPLSYNNSHVILIAFSLDTPDSLDNARSKWVVEVKKYCPNTPYLLCGLKKDLRTDESDRVNFVQFDMGQAMADVIGAKKYLESSALTGEGVDDIFEYAVRTSLLKNDKANTGCCTIL; translated from the coding sequence ATGTCAGAATCAGTTAGAAGAAAGCTAGTTATTGTTGGAGACGGAGCGTGTGGCAAAACGTCACTACTATATGTGTTTACCCTTGGAGAATTCCCCACCGAGTACCATCCAACTGTGTTTGAAAATTATGTCACTGATTGTAGGATTGATGGCAAACCAGTACAATTGGCATTATGGGATACTGCTGGTCAAGAAGAATATGAAAGATTACGACCATTGAGTTATAACAATTCCCATGTTATTTTGATTGCATTTAGTTTAGATACACCAGATTCATTAGATAATGCTAGAAGTAAGTGGGTTGTTGaagtgaaaaaatattgCCCCAATACTCCTTATTTGTTATGTGGTCTCAAAAAGGATTTGAGAACTGACGAATCTGATCGTGTTAATTTTGTGCAATTCGATATGGGACAAGCCATGGCAGATGTAATTGGAGCTAAAAAATATCTTGAGAGCTCGGCATTGACAGGCGAAGGTGTCGATGATATTTTTGAGTACGCCGTTCGGACTAGTTTGCTAAAGAATGATAAAGCCAATACAGGATGTTGTACCATACTATAA
- the YVC1 gene encoding Yvc1p (Putative vacuolar cation channel shock; repressed by alpha pheromone in SpiderM medium; flow model biofilm repressed), whose translation MSELDLEENNPLLPPSQINDENYEGSIFGEDARFCPNSRQVFRICSNLKLLIDKIIPICFKEDEITSSNSAILSDPVIDLVYQAAGGKGDGKEGTSSYKYRGSLVFCLLKVCDWYWQQAEFELSDNELYSLRALTAQTIAAIIIEREKRDKYLFLNMLCHRYTICVNGVDATPVSALEMAVDMHSTIVIGSSGYQRCIKWLWRGWIIQSSTDPHSYVLYKGAASQSFRTHFDPARIKTPLYQNILEIFLSIIYLIIFTIVVNTHSTLTGDIDFFETVLYLFTVGYILDEFIKFYHVGWNYLGFWNAFNDTMYCILTVAVCFRIASVNSHGATRIKYDEISFRVLACASPLMWSRLLLFLDAYKFVGAMIVVLKTMMKESILFFFLLFVVIVGFLQGFIGLDSSDGKNEATQRILISLVKAVIGGSSFEDMGNLVPPYASVLYYFYQFMLTVILMNILIALYSTAYAAIVENATDEYFALVAHKTLRYIRAPDQNLYVPPFNLIELLITPIGWFVSTSTWKNINYYVMLVIYSPLLAYITSDELSNARRIQYNRFKGVPDDANEIDTEWDLTDGYDEDSPGDGDDCWDRIRERNSEITEELRIQREGERQDPEFMINTHQFSEKIDKIVKPVGQASKVGVNWQIYEVIEKIDKLTNLLEVVVAENKELKKRLENKA comes from the coding sequence ATGTCTGAACTTGATTTGGAGGAAAACAATCCATTATTACCACCCTCACAAATTAATGATGAGAATTATGAAGGTTCAATTTTTGGCGAGGACGCTAGATTTTGTCCAAATTCAAGACAAGTTTTCAGAATTTGTTcgaatttgaaattgttgattgacAAAATAATCccaatttgtttcaaagAGGATGAGATCACTTCTTCTAACTCGGCCATTTTGAGTGACCCAGTAATTGACTTGGTATATCAAGCCGCAGGTGGTAAAGGTGACGGCAAGGAAGGTACTTCATCGTACAAGTATCGTGGAAGTTTggtattttgtttattaaaaGTGTGTGATTGGTATTGGCAACAGGCTGAGTTTGAATTATCCGATAACGAATTGTACTCATTGCGTGCATTGACGGCACAAACTATTGCTGCAATTATCATTGAACGTGAAAAAAGGGACAagtatttgtttttaaataTGTTGTGTCATAGATACACCATTTGTGTTAACGGAGTGGATGCTACCCCAGTTAGTGCCTTAGAAATGGCTGTTGATATGCATTctactattgttattggCTCTTCGGGGTATCAAAGATGTATCAAATGGTTATGGAGAGGCTGGATCATCCAATCTTCAACTGACCCCCATTCCTATGTCTTGTACAAGGGAGCAGCATCGCAATCATTTAGAACTCATTTTGATCCTGCCAGAATCAAAACTCCCTTgtatcaaaatattttagaAATCTTTTTGAGTATCATTTACTTGATTATTTTCACAATTGTCGTGAATACCCACAGCACCCTTACTGGAGACATTGACTTTTTCGAAACAGTATTGTATTTGTTTACTGTTGGATACATTTTGGATGAATTTATCAAGTTTTACCATGTTGGTTGGAATTATTTGGGATTTTGGAACGCCTTTAATGACACCATGTACTGTATTTTGACGGTTGCTGTGTGTTTTAGAATTGCCAGTGTTAATTCCCATGGAGCTACTAGAATTAAATACGATGAAATATCATTCAGAGTTTTGGCATGTGCCTCTCCGTTAATGTGGTCCAgattattgttgttcttgGATGCTTACAAATTTGTTGGAGCTatgattgttgttttgaagACTATGATGAAAGAGTCGATattgttcttctttttgttgttcGTTGTCATTGTGGGGTTCTTGCAGGGGTTCATTGGTTTAGATTCATCTGATGGTAAGAACGAAGCCACGCAAAGAATTTTGATATCATTAGTGAAAGCTGTCATTGGGGGTTCATCATTTGAAGACATGGGGAACTTGGTTCCACCATACGCTTCTGTTTTGTACTACTTTTACCAATTCATGTTGACGGTtatattgatgaatatCTTGATTGCGTTATATTCAACTGCCTACGCCGCCATTGTTGAAAACGCCACAGATGAATATTTTGCATTGGTCGCTCACAAGACGTTGAGATACATTAGAGCACCAGATCAAAACTTGTATGTTCCACCGTTCAACTTGATTGAGCTTTTGATCACACCAATTGGCTGGTTTGTGTCTACTAGCACATGGAAGAACATCAACTACTATGTGATGTTGGTAATTTATTCTCCATTATTGGCATATATCACATCAGACGAATTGTCCAACGCTAGAAGAATTCAATACAACCGATTCAAGGGAGTTCCAGACGATGCCAATGAAATTGACACCGAGTGGGACTTGACTGATGGGTACGATGAAGACTCCCCTGGGGATGGAGATGATTGCTGGGATAGAATTAGGGAAAGAAATCTGGAAATCACCGAAGAATTAAGAATTCAACGTGAAGGTGAAAGACAAGATCCAGAATTCATGATCAATACTCATCAGTTtagtgaaaaaattgataagaTTGTCAAACCAGTTGGACAAGCAAGTAAAGTTGGTGTCAATTGGCAAATTTATGAAGTCATTGAAAAGATTGACAAATTGACCAATTTGTTggaagttgttgttgcagaaaataaagaattgaaaaagagaCTTGAAAATAAAGCTTAG
- a CDS encoding uncharacterized protein (Protein of unknown function; induced by alpha pheromone in SpiderM medium) produces the protein MSKIPYPRLIFVRHGQTEWSKSGQHTSTTDIDLTPFGVEQMRNTGRALIGPSNLQMIKPENLTRIFVSPRQRAQQTLQLLLEDVDPEFKDKIPVEIDEDVREWDYGDYEGITSAEINELRKKKGLDDKDHKWSIWSDGCEGGEQHYDVAKRLDRFIEKVREFHRQAIAKKEPCDILVVAHGHILRCLGARWVQRELNVNPQLILDAGGVGTLSYEHHNIDEPSIFLSGAFTVPVAEQCADL, from the coding sequence ATGTCCAAAATTCCTTATCCaagattgatttttgttcGCCACGGTCAAACTGAATGGTCTAAAAGTGGTCAACATACTTCAACTACCGACATTGACTTGACTCCATTTGGGGTCGAACAAATGAGAAATACTGGTAGAGCACTTATCGGTCCTAGTAATTTACAAATGATCAAACCAGAGAATTTGACTCgtatttttgtttcacCAAGGCAAAGAGCACAACAAACtttacaattattattggaagATGTTGACCCCGAATTTAAGGACAAAATCCCAGTTGAAATAGATGAGGATGTGAGAGAATGGGATTATGGTGATTACGAAGGAATAACGAGTGCTGAAATCAAcgaattaagaaaaaagaaaggatTAGATGATAAAGATCACAAATGGTCCATATGGAGTGATGGATGTGAAGGAGGTGAGCAACATTATGATGTAGCAAAGAGGTTGGatagatttattgaaaaagtaAGAGAGTTTCATCGTCAAGCAATTGCTAAAAAGGAACCATGTGATATCCTCGTCGTTGCTCATGGTCATATATTGAGATGTCTAGGAGCTAGATGGGTCCAACGTGAATTGAATGTCAATCcacaattgattttggatGCTGGTGGTGTAGGAACTTTGAGTTATGAACACCATAATATCGATGAACCATCAATCTTTTTATCAGGGGCATTCACCGTACCGGTTGCCGAACAATGTGCTGATCTTTAG
- a CDS encoding uncharacterized protein (Predicted membrane protein of unknown function; Spider biofilm induced), producing the protein MSFYSKYIKPNIGLSLLLLSQFLNSIMVTTCKLLVTDKNFNTPIHPAQILFVRMFITYICCLLYMAITRSVPDAPFGLKPIRKLLLLRGLVGFFGVFGMYFSLQYLSLSDAVALTFLVPMVTAFLAFVLLHEKYSILEAICSVFSLAGVVLIAKPTFIFGNESNKETGNDETIESSSSEKRILATIVGLIGVCGASSVYIVLRKIGMNAHPLLSVSYFALTCCIVTFLAILVIPSLTFVLPTNAYQWTLFFIIGFSGFFMQFSLTAGVQRVKAARASLMAYSGMIFAVVWDLTIWHHFPGILSFLGITLIIGNAIIILKFKPQQEEITDKQGDDIERNGKYNRVDDSITMQDFIITDDEEEENVRGRP; encoded by the coding sequence atgtcattttattcaaaatatatCAAACCAAACATTGGATTGTCTCTATTGTTACTATcacaatttttgaattcgATTATGGTGACAACTTGTAAGTTATTGGTCACCGATAAGAACTTCAACACTCCGATCCATCCGGCACAAATATTGTTTGTTAGAATGTTCATCACATATATTTGTTGTCTATTATACATGGCCATCACAAGATCTGTTCCCGATGCGCCATTTGGTCTCAAACCAATTAGGaagttattgttgttacGAGGCTTGGTAGGAttttttggtgtttttGGAATGTACTTTTCATTACAGTATTTGAGTCTTTCTGATGCCGTAGCATTGACTTTCTTGGTACCGATGGTGACAGCATTTTTAGCATTTGTGTTATTGCAcgaaaaatattcaatacTAGAAGCAATCTGTTCGGTATTCTCCTTGGCTGGGGTTGTATTAATTGCTAAACCAACGTTTATTTTCGGTAATGaatcaaacaaagaaaCCGGTAATGACGAGACTATCGAGAGCTCATCTAgtgaaaaaagaattttagCAACAATTGTCGGATTGATTGGTGTCTGTGGTGCGTCATCTGTTTATATAGTCTTACGGAAAATTGGTATGAATGCTCATCCATTGTTGTCTGTCTCATACTTTGCATTGACCTGTTGTATAGTCACGTTTCTTGCTATTTTGGTAATTCCTAGTTTGACATTTGTATTACCAACAAATGCTTATCAATGGACATTGTTTTTCATAATTGGCTTTTCGGGGTTTTTCATGCAATTCTCTCTAACTGCTGGAGTTCAAAGAGTTAAAGCTGCAAGAGCCTCCTTGATGGCTTATTCGGGTATGATTTTCGCTGTGGTTTGGGATTTGACGATATGGCATCATTTTCCTGGGATTTTGAGTTTCTTGGGAATTACATTGATTATTGGTAACGCCATAATTATCTTAAAATTCAAACCGCAGCAAGAGGAGATAACTGATAAACAAGGTGATGATATCGAAAGAAACGGAAAATATAACCGTGTTGATGATTCTATTACTATGCAAGACTTTATAATAACTGACGATGAGGAGGAGGAGAATGTTCGTGGTAGACCTTAG
- a CDS encoding uncharacterized protein (Ortholog(s) have ribosome binding activity, role in mitochondrial respiratory chain complex III assembly, positive regulation of mitochondrial translation and Cbp3p-Cbp6 complex, mitochondrial ribosome localization) translates to MSSKQEISKKIISLLNTLPKEKLKHYSSFKDSQIKRFSDLQKVNQISEQDLKLQYIALKNLCNDKYKRYYELDDKLLRPKGNPHYYERLMNEINGEKKENLFSALRTVVFGK, encoded by the coding sequence ATGTCATCGAAACAAGAAATATCTAAGAAgataatatcattattaaacaCATTACCAAAGGAGAAGTTAAAGCACTACTCTTCATTCAAAGATTCTCAGATAAAGAGATTTTCCGATTTACAAAAGGTCAACCAGATATCTGAACAAGATTTGAAGTTGCAATACATTGCTTTGAAAAACTTGTGTAACGACAAATACAAGAGATATTATGAATTGGACGATAAATTACTAAGACCAAAGGGTAACCCACACTATTATGAACGtttaatgaatgaaatcaatggtgaaaagaaggaaaacTTGTTTAGTGCTCTTAGAACTGTGGTATTTGGCAAATAA